Proteins encoded together in one Mus caroli chromosome 4, CAROLI_EIJ_v1.1, whole genome shotgun sequence window:
- the C1qc gene encoding complement C1q subcomponent subunit C — translation MVIGPSCQPQCGLCLLLLFLLALPLRSQASAGCYGIPGMPGMPGAPGKDGHDGLQGPKGEPGIPAVPGTRGPKGQKGEPGMPGYRGKNGPRGTSGLPGDPGPRGPPGEPGVEGRYKQKHQSVFTVTRQTAQYPEANALVRFNSVVTNPQGHYDTSTGKFTCEVPGLYYFVYYASETANLCVHLNLNLARVASFCDHMFNSKQVSSGGVLLRLQRGDEVWLSVNDYNGMVGIEGSDSVFSGFLLFPD, via the exons ATGGTCATTGGGCCCAGTTGCCAGCCTCAATGTGGACtttgcctgctgctgctgtttcttctgGCCCTACCACTCAGGAGCCAGGCCAGCGCTGGCTGCTATGGGATCCCAGGGATGCCAGGCATGCCGGGGGCCCCTGGGAAGGACGGGCATGATGGACTCCAGGGGCCCAAGGGAGAGCCAG GAATCCCAGCCGTCCCTGGGACCCGAGGACCCAAGGGTCAGAAGGGCGAGCCTGGTATGCCTGGCTACCGTGGGAAAAATGGCCCCAGGGGGACCTCAGGGTTGCCAGGGGACCCAGGCCCCAGGGGTCCTCCGGGGGAGCCAGGTGTGGAGGGCCGATACAAACAGAAGCACCAGTCGGTATTCACAGTCACCCGGCAGACCGCCCAGTACCCAGAGGCCAACGCCCTCGTCAGGTTCAACTCTGTGGTCACCAACCCTCAGGGGCATTATGACACAAGCACAGGGAAGTTCACCTGCGAAGTGCCAGGCCTCTACTACTTCGTCTACTATGCATCGGAGACGGCCAACCTGTGCGTGCACCTAAACCTCAACCTTGCCAGGGTGGCCAGCTTCTGCGACCACATGTTCAACAGCAAGCAGGTCAGCTCCGGAGGAGTCCTCCTGCGGCTCCAGAGGGGCGACGAGGTGTGGCTATCGGTCAACGACTACAATGGCATGGTGGGCATAGAGGGTTCTGACAGCGTCTTCTCTGGTTTCCTACTGTTTCCCGACTAG
- the C1qa gene encoding complement C1q subcomponent subunit A, with amino-acid sequence METSQGWLMACVLATTLIWTVAEDVCRAPNGKDGAPGNPGRPGRPGLKGERGEPGAAGIRTGIRGFKGDPGESGPPGKPGNVGLPGPSGPLGDSGPQGLKGVKGNPGNIRDQPRPAFSAIRQNPMTIGNVVIFDKVLTNEESPYQNHTGRFICAVPGFYYFNFQVISKWDLCLSIKSSSRGQPRGSLGFCNTNNKGLFQVLAGGTVLQLQRGDEVWIEKDPAKGRIYQGTEADSIFSGFLIFPSA; translated from the exons ATGGAGACCTCTCAGGGATGGCTGATGGCCTGTGTGCTGGCCACGACCCTGATATGGACAGTGGCTGAAGATGTCTGCCGAGCACCCAACGGGAAGGATGGTGCTCCAGGAAATCCTGGCCGCCCGGGGAGGCCGGGtctcaaaggagagagaggggagccaG GAGCTGCTGGCATCCGGACTGGTATCCGAGGTTTTAAAGGAGACCCAGGGGAATCTGGCCCCCCTGGCAAACCTGGCAATGTGGGGCTCCCAGGTCCCAGTGGTCCCCTGGGGGACAGCGGCCCCCAAGGACTGAAGGGCGTGAAAGGCAATCCAGGCAATATCAGGGACCAGCCCCGGCCAgctttctcagccattcggcaGAACCCAATGACGATTGGCAACGTGGTTATCTTTGACAAGGTCCTCACCAACGAGGAGAGTCCATACCAGAACCACACGGGTCGCTTCATCTGTGCAGTACCAGGCTTCTATTACTTCAACTTCCAAGTGATCTCCAAGTGGGACCTTTGTCTGTCTATCAAGTCTTCCTCCCGGGGCCAGCCCAGGGGTTCTCTGGGTTTCTGTAACACCAACAACAAGGGGCTCTTCCAGGTGTTAGCAGGGGGCACCGTGCTTCAGCTGCAACGAGGGGATGAGGTGTGGATCGAGAAGGACCCCGCAAAGGGTCGCATTTACCAGGGCACTGAAGCCGACAGCATCTTCAGCGGATTCCTCATTTTCCCCTCGGCCTGA